One Chitinophaga varians DNA window includes the following coding sequences:
- a CDS encoding WcaF family extracellular polysaccharide biosynthesis acetyltransferase — translation MATNLAAFNTGNYYAGPKWKVLAWYFCNYYVLNSAFPWPYVLKRALLRLFGARVGKGLVIKTKVRIKYPWRLTIGDHCWLGEGVWIDNLADVTLGDHVCISQGALLLTGNHDYKRPDFPYRLGDIHIEDGAWIGAMAVVSAGVTCGSHSVLTVNSLASKDLQPWLIYSGSPAVAVRKREMVTHPVTFLNMAAI, via the coding sequence ATGGCAACCAATCTCGCGGCATTTAACACCGGTAATTATTATGCCGGACCGAAATGGAAAGTACTGGCCTGGTACTTCTGCAACTATTATGTGCTTAATAGCGCTTTCCCGTGGCCATATGTGTTGAAACGTGCGTTGCTGAGGTTGTTCGGCGCCAGGGTAGGCAAAGGCCTGGTCATAAAGACAAAGGTGCGGATCAAGTACCCGTGGCGATTGACCATTGGTGACCATTGCTGGCTGGGGGAAGGGGTCTGGATCGATAACCTGGCAGATGTGACCCTGGGCGATCACGTATGTATTTCACAGGGCGCACTGTTGCTGACAGGGAACCACGATTATAAACGGCCGGATTTCCCTTACCGGCTCGGAGATATCCATATCGAAGACGGTGCCTGGATTGGCGCTATGGCGGTAGTATCTGCGGGCGTCACCTGCGGATCGCACAGTGTGCTTACGGTAAACAGCCTGGCTTCAAAAGATCTGCAGCCCTGGCTGATTTATTCCGGAAGCCCCGCCGTAGCAGTGCGTAAGCGGGAAATGGTAACGCATCCTGTCACTTTCCTAAATATGGCGGCCATATGA
- a CDS encoding capsule assembly Wzi family protein: MRKSAVLLLFICMWGRLQGQHWLTDSLEVHAGAIGTVATKDYMPLWLVSKRFGTISDRKGDMSAHVGFSGQQVWQERFYLRLGLDVYNNNQFGSTFIEQGFIKAGYKNWEIRAGRYEEIIGEVDPLLSSGSLGVSGNALPIPKIGLAVTKYTNVPWTNGWLQFKGLISHGWMGKEQFIKNAWLHEKNFYLRIGKNKLKLFGGIQHYAVWGGSRKDLPAITRNWQGFMDVLLVKTKDDGTVGDANIQPNRPGDHRGVIEGGIDWENEQLALHLYHQTPFESGQGIDIRNIDRLLGISYTNKKPGGWLSKIVAEFIYTRQSNDFYLQRLRESYYNNGVYLTGWDYHERIIGTPLFTDRYRAQHYFTGVKPLDWDLPKDSLRGKGGNIINNRIVGGHIGFQYRLMGKLSGKTLITYTQNYGTYTNPALFTPAKRQWYTLEELQYQLPGKGLLLRASLAVDQGQLTNNVGFLLGVLWSWKM, translated from the coding sequence ATGAGAAAAAGCGCCGTTTTGTTATTGTTTATATGCATGTGGGGGCGGCTGCAGGGACAACATTGGCTCACCGACTCGCTTGAAGTACATGCCGGCGCCATCGGTACGGTGGCGACAAAAGACTATATGCCCTTGTGGCTGGTGTCGAAGCGCTTCGGGACCATCAGTGACCGCAAGGGTGATATGTCGGCGCATGTAGGGTTCTCCGGGCAACAGGTATGGCAGGAGCGTTTTTATCTCAGGCTGGGGCTGGACGTATATAACAACAACCAATTTGGCAGCACTTTTATTGAACAGGGATTTATAAAAGCGGGATATAAGAACTGGGAGATACGCGCCGGGCGGTATGAAGAGATTATCGGGGAAGTAGACCCCTTGCTGAGCAGCGGCTCCCTGGGAGTCAGCGGCAATGCGCTGCCTATCCCAAAGATAGGGTTGGCAGTAACAAAATACACCAATGTGCCCTGGACAAACGGATGGCTACAGTTTAAAGGGCTGATCAGCCATGGCTGGATGGGAAAAGAACAGTTCATTAAAAACGCCTGGCTGCATGAAAAAAACTTCTATCTCCGCATAGGAAAAAACAAGCTCAAATTATTTGGCGGCATACAGCATTATGCCGTTTGGGGTGGCAGCCGTAAGGACCTTCCGGCCATCACCCGGAACTGGCAAGGGTTTATGGATGTATTGCTGGTGAAAACAAAAGACGACGGCACAGTAGGTGATGCGAATATACAACCCAACCGGCCAGGTGATCACCGTGGTGTCATCGAGGGAGGGATCGACTGGGAGAATGAACAACTGGCGCTGCACCTCTATCACCAGACGCCGTTTGAATCAGGTCAGGGCATCGATATCCGGAACATCGATCGGCTGCTTGGTATTAGCTATACCAACAAAAAGCCCGGTGGCTGGCTAAGTAAAATAGTGGCAGAGTTTATTTATACCCGGCAGTCGAACGACTTCTACCTGCAACGTCTCAGGGAAAGTTATTATAACAACGGCGTGTACCTGACCGGTTGGGACTATCATGAGCGTATCATTGGAACACCGCTGTTTACAGACAGGTACAGGGCGCAACATTATTTTACCGGCGTAAAACCACTGGACTGGGATCTGCCAAAGGATTCGCTCCGCGGGAAAGGCGGCAACATCATCAATAACCGTATTGTGGGCGGGCATATCGGCTTCCAGTACCGCCTCATGGGGAAATTATCCGGCAAGACGCTGATCACCTATACACAAAACTATGGCACTTATACCAACCCGGCCTTGTTTACGCCTGCAAAGCGGCAATGGTATACGCTGGAGGAGCTGCAGTACCAGTTGCCCGGGAAAGGCTTGCTGCTCAGAGCATCGCTGGCGGTAGACCAGGGACAGCTGACCAACAATGTAGGGTTTTTACTGGGTGTCCTGTGGAGCTGGAAAATGTAA
- a CDS encoding helix-turn-helix domain-containing protein — translation MIKRALKQTFTLLNVDYVKLDARWNYRNVISPYFRIYYIDAGTGEIWDASAQVRLEAGFLYIIPSFTLCNLICPDYLSQYFVQFFEESSDGISLFENNRAIMKVKATDIDILNFRRLLEINPGRGINRSDDPSVYEKNVFYKEYQELNNRQSLSVFTETHGILLQLVSRFLTRETFKHMDTGQVPAKILNIISYIQLNLNRDLSVTHLAKKANLHTDYFSRLFQQHTGERPVKYVHEKRIERAQYLMLTTRLTFTEIATQTGFDNVFYFSKIFKKITGISPGTYKKQMNTIGSG, via the coding sequence ATGATTAAAAGAGCGCTAAAACAGACATTTACGTTATTGAACGTCGACTATGTGAAGCTGGACGCCAGGTGGAACTACAGAAATGTGATCAGTCCATATTTCAGGATATACTATATTGATGCGGGAACAGGCGAAATATGGGACGCCTCGGCACAGGTGAGGCTGGAAGCTGGCTTTCTTTATATTATACCGAGTTTCACCTTATGTAACCTGATATGCCCTGATTATCTCAGTCAATATTTCGTCCAGTTCTTTGAAGAGTCGTCAGACGGCATTTCACTGTTTGAAAATAACAGGGCCATCATGAAGGTAAAAGCCACCGACATTGACATACTGAATTTCAGGCGCCTGTTGGAAATAAACCCGGGCCGGGGCATTAACCGCTCTGACGACCCGAGCGTATACGAAAAAAATGTTTTCTACAAAGAATACCAGGAACTGAATAACCGTCAAAGCCTGTCGGTATTCACGGAAACACATGGCATTCTTCTCCAGCTGGTGTCGCGGTTCCTGACCCGGGAGACATTTAAACACATGGACACCGGACAGGTACCGGCAAAAATCCTGAATATTATCAGCTATATTCAACTGAACCTGAACCGCGACTTATCAGTAACACACCTGGCGAAAAAAGCAAACCTGCATACCGACTATTTTTCGCGCCTTTTCCAGCAACACACCGGAGAAAGGCCCGTCAAATATGTACATGAAAAAAGAATAGAACGGGCGCAATACCTGATGCTGACAACCCGGCTAACTTTTACCGAAATTGCGACGCAAACAGGATTTGACAACGTCTTCTATTTCTCTAAAATCTTCAAAAAAATAACAGGGATATCACCGGGAACATATAAAAAACAGATGAATACCATCGGGTCCGGCTAA
- a CDS encoding undecaprenyl-phosphate glucose phosphotransferase, producing the protein MLNRYLKICSVQLIALDFISLNVLFYLISFWLRRYDRMQDINVDIFLAASNLSWMVALYTTGIYFLSQQLSFDRITRKTAQSILLYLLLLLLFLFFSKQLYSRLFILMYCTGFILVVLLGRWTFYRVTSHIMHRRGVEKKVVILGYNELSKELAGKLLEDNSNLKFEGYFEDQHNVHELSYYPVIGNLAACVPYAQANNIREIYSTLSPEKFPYLYTLAREAELNLIHFRFVPDFKLFVNRQIFVDYFNNIPIISLRAEPLDDIANRIRKRVFDIVFSSLVIIFILSWLIPLLALLIRLESAGPVFFIQYRTGRNNQNFRCFKLRSMYVNKDADAKQATRHDSRFTRIGRILRKTNLDEMPQFLNVWMGHMSVVGPRPHMLRHTEEYSRIIQQYMVRHFLKPGITGWAQVSGLRGEVTDEAHLRRRIEHDIWYMENWSIYLDLRIIFLTVRNTIKGEENAF; encoded by the coding sequence ATGTTGAACCGGTACCTTAAGATTTGCAGCGTCCAGTTGATTGCACTGGATTTTATTTCTCTGAATGTCCTTTTTTACCTCATCAGTTTCTGGCTGCGGCGATATGACCGCATGCAGGATATCAATGTGGATATTTTCCTGGCAGCATCCAATCTCTCATGGATGGTGGCGCTGTATACCACAGGCATATATTTTCTGAGCCAGCAATTGTCCTTTGACCGTATCACCCGGAAAACCGCACAGAGCATTCTGCTGTACTTATTGTTGCTGTTGTTGTTCCTTTTCTTCTCCAAACAATTATATTCCCGCCTGTTTATCCTGATGTACTGCACGGGATTTATCCTGGTAGTATTATTGGGGCGTTGGACCTTTTACCGGGTTACCAGCCATATCATGCATCGCAGGGGAGTGGAAAAAAAAGTGGTGATACTGGGGTATAACGAGTTGTCGAAAGAACTGGCCGGCAAATTGCTGGAAGATAACAGTAATCTCAAATTTGAAGGTTATTTTGAAGACCAGCATAATGTGCATGAACTCTCTTATTACCCGGTAATCGGCAACCTGGCGGCTTGTGTGCCATATGCACAGGCTAATAATATCCGTGAGATCTATTCTACTTTGTCGCCCGAAAAATTTCCGTACCTGTATACGCTGGCCAGGGAAGCCGAATTAAATCTGATCCATTTCCGCTTTGTCCCGGATTTTAAATTGTTTGTAAACAGGCAGATTTTTGTGGACTACTTCAATAACATCCCCATCATATCGCTGCGCGCCGAGCCACTGGACGATATTGCCAACCGGATACGCAAGCGCGTATTCGATATTGTATTCAGCAGCCTGGTGATCATCTTTATTTTGAGCTGGCTGATTCCTTTGCTGGCATTGCTGATCAGGCTGGAATCGGCGGGACCGGTATTTTTTATTCAGTACCGTACCGGCCGTAATAACCAGAATTTCCGATGCTTCAAACTACGAAGCATGTATGTGAACAAGGACGCTGATGCTAAACAGGCGACACGCCACGATAGCCGTTTTACACGTATAGGCCGCATACTCCGGAAAACCAACCTGGATGAGATGCCGCAATTTCTGAATGTCTGGATGGGCCATATGTCAGTTGTAGGGCCACGCCCTCATATGCTGAGGCATACGGAAGAATATTCCCGTATTATACAACAGTATATGGTCCGTCATTTCCTGAAACCCGGTATTACGGGATGGGCCCAGGTTAGCGGCCTGCGTGGCGAAGTGACGGACGAAGCTCACCTGCGCAGAAGAATTGAGCACGACATCTGGTACATGGAAAACTGGTCCATATACCTGGACCTGCGCATTATATTTTTGACGGTCCGGAATACGATCAAAGGAGAGGAAAATGCGTTCTGA
- a CDS encoding polysaccharide pyruvyl transferase family protein, which translates to MNYVYYKDPKGNFGDDLNGWLWPKLFGMGKEKDPDVFLGIGSILFDGSPLFRDLAARRKIVFGTGVRPVHRIFPLDGSWDIRFLRGPLSAYAFNNQFPYIADAAYAIRLLPDFNRFLHMPKKYKVSVIPYFKSVPFFDWESLCSRLGFNYISPRSEKGVEHTLAEIAASQYVIAEAMHGAILADALRVPWHRFLLSTPHTEGSGVSEFKWMDWLAAVNLYNINATTVKLYRKSFLHEKIKSLSCNRISAEFLVPGMVKSELMKMLQGVTEFYLSEDEMVRRIDSKIFGQADLLRRERSMDTSLFITTR; encoded by the coding sequence GTGAACTACGTTTATTATAAAGACCCTAAGGGCAATTTTGGCGATGACCTCAACGGCTGGCTCTGGCCCAAATTGTTTGGCATGGGAAAAGAAAAAGATCCGGATGTATTCCTGGGCATAGGCTCTATCCTGTTCGACGGTTCTCCCTTGTTCCGTGATCTGGCGGCGCGGCGTAAAATCGTGTTTGGTACCGGCGTACGGCCCGTTCATAGGATCTTTCCGCTGGACGGCAGTTGGGATATCCGTTTCCTCAGAGGGCCGTTATCTGCCTATGCTTTTAATAACCAGTTCCCGTATATCGCTGACGCGGCCTATGCCATCCGTCTTCTTCCGGATTTTAACAGGTTCCTGCATATGCCGAAGAAGTATAAGGTGAGCGTCATCCCGTATTTTAAATCAGTCCCGTTCTTCGACTGGGAAAGTCTCTGTTCCCGGTTGGGCTTCAACTATATTTCACCGCGCTCCGAAAAAGGAGTAGAGCATACGCTGGCGGAAATTGCTGCATCGCAGTATGTTATTGCAGAGGCCATGCACGGCGCTATTCTCGCCGATGCGCTGAGAGTTCCCTGGCACCGGTTCCTGTTGTCCACGCCGCATACGGAAGGCAGCGGTGTTTCGGAGTTCAAATGGATGGACTGGCTGGCGGCTGTCAATCTTTATAATATCAATGCTACCACGGTAAAGCTGTACCGCAAATCATTCCTGCACGAAAAGATAAAATCACTCTCCTGTAATCGTATCAGCGCGGAGTTCCTTGTTCCCGGCATGGTAAAATCCGAGCTGATGAAAATGCTGCAGGGCGTAACTGAATTTTATCTGTCGGAAGACGAGATGGTCAGGCGCATCGATAGCAAAATTTTTGGTCAGGCCGATTTGTTGCGCAGAGAGCGGAGCATGGATACTTCTTTATTTATTACAACACGTTAG
- a CDS encoding WcaI family glycosyltransferase encodes MRKRVLLISGNFSPEPTGIGKYNGEMIGWLADNGCDCTVVTTYPYYPQWKVQPPYDRMRNWFSKETAGNITVYRCPQYVPANPSGKKRMLQDVSFAASAFVKIMQLVFRRKFDIVITVAPPFHLGLLAILYRKLRDAVFVYHVQDLQIEAARDLAMIRSKRLINTMLKVEQFIFRSADHVSSIADGMIRKISDKTGREVLFFPNWVDVSRYHPLTGKEALKEAFGFAATDKIVLYSGAIGEKQGLESLLHAAAAWQHQPDIRFLICGSGPYKARLEQMAEQLQLKNTTFLPLQPAGQFNQFLNMADVHLVIQKSHASDLVMPSKLSTILAVGGIALITANSGTGLHELVSRHNIGILVDAENQEALQAGIGKAISQNTADIARNARDYAAAHLSISGVMARFKEQVA; translated from the coding sequence ATGCGTAAACGAGTATTACTGATAAGCGGGAATTTCTCACCGGAGCCAACCGGCATTGGAAAATATAACGGCGAAATGATCGGCTGGCTGGCGGACAACGGCTGCGACTGTACGGTCGTTACCACCTATCCCTACTATCCGCAATGGAAGGTGCAGCCGCCCTATGACCGTATGCGAAACTGGTTTAGCAAAGAAACGGCCGGGAACATCACGGTATACAGGTGCCCGCAGTATGTGCCCGCCAACCCTTCCGGAAAGAAGCGGATGTTGCAGGATGTTTCGTTTGCCGCATCAGCGTTTGTTAAGATAATGCAACTGGTATTCCGGCGCAAATTCGATATCGTGATCACAGTGGCCCCGCCGTTTCACCTGGGCCTGCTGGCCATACTGTACAGGAAACTACGCGACGCTGTTTTCGTATACCATGTGCAGGACCTGCAGATAGAAGCCGCAAGGGACCTGGCAATGATCCGGTCTAAACGCCTTATCAACACGATGTTGAAAGTGGAGCAATTCATTTTTCGAAGTGCAGATCATGTCAGTAGTATTGCGGACGGCATGATCCGGAAAATAAGCGATAAAACCGGAAGGGAGGTCCTTTTCTTCCCCAATTGGGTGGATGTGTCCAGGTACCATCCGTTAACCGGTAAGGAAGCCCTGAAAGAAGCATTTGGCTTTGCGGCCACCGATAAGATTGTTTTGTATTCAGGGGCGATAGGCGAGAAACAGGGGCTGGAATCATTGCTGCATGCGGCCGCAGCATGGCAGCACCAGCCGGATATCCGGTTCCTTATCTGTGGCTCAGGGCCTTATAAAGCAAGGCTGGAACAAATGGCGGAACAACTGCAACTGAAAAATACCACTTTCCTGCCGTTGCAACCTGCGGGGCAGTTTAATCAGTTCCTGAATATGGCAGATGTGCATCTGGTGATCCAAAAGTCGCATGCCAGTGACCTGGTAATGCCTTCCAAGCTGAGCACCATACTGGCAGTAGGCGGCATCGCCCTGATCACTGCCAACTCCGGCACGGGCTTGCACGAACTGGTGAGCAGGCATAATATCGGGATACTGGTAGATGCCGAAAACCAGGAGGCTTTGCAGGCGGGCATCGGTAAGGCCATATCACAAAACACGGCAGATATTGCCAGAAATGCACGCGATTATGCGGCAGCCCATCTTTCCATTTCAGGTGTAATGGCGCGCTTTAAAGAACAGGTGGCATAG
- a CDS encoding XrtY-associated glycosyltransferase XYAG1: MKILFIVPSYKPAYVYGGPVVVIARLAEQLTQMGHTVEVYTTTANGGKELEIPANSTIVVDGVKVTYFKRITGDHTHVSPALWKAVWTNARLFDKIHIHSWWNFLVIGASFICKWKKLKPLLSPHGMFCDYVLTARNSRSKQLLHKVMGKQLLRNTYLHVSSEMEWKECQQINKGWEGGQVFNLVHLPGDSYTRHDNNAFTISFLSRVDPKKGLDLLIQALSGVSFPYRLQIAGTGDEKYVLELKDLVAQLDMKDKVDWVGWKGNEDKFHFLAATDLFALTSRNENFAIVVIEALYAGTPVLISDQVGLAGYVRDHNLGWITPIDNVAAITRQLEEAYRDKLRREYISRHAPGQVRDDFNDARLASSYVQLYEKCN; encoded by the coding sequence ATGAAGATACTTTTCATTGTTCCTTCCTACAAGCCGGCCTATGTGTACGGCGGGCCGGTTGTGGTAATTGCCCGCCTGGCAGAACAGCTGACGCAGATGGGACATACCGTTGAGGTCTATACTACCACCGCTAACGGCGGAAAGGAGCTGGAGATACCAGCCAATAGCACCATCGTGGTGGATGGCGTAAAGGTGACCTACTTTAAACGGATCACCGGTGACCATACACATGTGTCGCCCGCTTTATGGAAAGCAGTTTGGACTAATGCACGGCTGTTCGATAAAATACATATTCACTCATGGTGGAATTTCCTGGTGATCGGCGCTTCCTTTATATGCAAGTGGAAAAAACTGAAACCATTGCTGTCGCCTCACGGTATGTTCTGCGATTATGTGCTCACTGCCAGGAACAGCCGTAGCAAACAGCTGCTGCATAAGGTGATGGGCAAACAGCTGCTGCGTAACACTTATCTGCATGTCTCCTCTGAAATGGAATGGAAGGAGTGCCAGCAGATAAATAAAGGCTGGGAAGGGGGGCAGGTGTTTAACCTCGTGCATCTTCCCGGGGACAGCTATACACGCCATGATAACAACGCATTCACCATTAGCTTCCTTTCACGCGTGGACCCCAAAAAGGGATTGGACCTCCTGATACAGGCGCTCTCAGGGGTATCGTTCCCGTACCGTTTGCAGATTGCGGGCACGGGCGATGAAAAGTATGTGTTGGAACTGAAGGACCTGGTGGCACAGTTGGATATGAAGGACAAAGTGGACTGGGTAGGTTGGAAAGGCAATGAGGATAAGTTTCATTTCCTTGCTGCCACCGACCTTTTTGCCCTCACCTCCCGTAATGAAAACTTTGCGATCGTGGTCATAGAAGCCTTATATGCCGGCACACCCGTATTGATCAGCGACCAGGTAGGATTGGCCGGCTACGTGCGGGACCATAACCTGGGTTGGATTACACCGATAGACAACGTGGCGGCCATTACCCGCCAGTTGGAGGAAGCTTACCGCGATAAATTACGGCGGGAGTATATTTCCCGCCATGCGCCCGGGCAGGTCCGCGATGATTTTAATGATGCCAGGCTGGCGTCTTCTTATGTTCAACTGTACGAAAAATGTAATTAG
- a CDS encoding glycosyltransferase family 2 protein: MELAVIILTYNESLHLARCIRSLRPIVSSIYVVDAFSTDDTVAIAESYGAKVLQRKWVNYADQFQWALDHAGITAPWVMRMDADEYLEPGLVKEIAARLDNMPENITGIYIRRKVLFKGKWIRYGGFYPHTLLRIWRNGVGSIEQRWMDEHVVLSDGNTLRFNEHIVDDNLNSIHWWVNKHNNYAIREMVDLLNIRYSFWQSDDRLLKAHGSQAKRKRFLKEKVYAALSPGMRASMYFLFRYVLRCGFLDGYKGFLFHFMQGYWYRLLVDVNVQEFQQKLKGGESKEDIMALLKQDYNIHI; this comes from the coding sequence ATGGAATTGGCAGTGATAATACTCACCTATAACGAATCATTGCATCTGGCACGCTGTATACGTAGCCTGAGGCCCATAGTGAGCAGTATTTATGTGGTAGACGCTTTTTCCACTGACGACACAGTGGCCATCGCAGAAAGCTATGGAGCGAAGGTGCTTCAGCGTAAATGGGTCAATTATGCGGACCAGTTTCAATGGGCGTTGGACCATGCGGGCATCACAGCCCCCTGGGTGATGCGCATGGATGCAGATGAATACCTGGAACCAGGACTGGTAAAGGAGATAGCCGCACGTCTGGACAACATGCCGGAAAATATAACGGGAATATACATACGCAGGAAGGTATTGTTTAAGGGAAAATGGATCCGGTACGGCGGCTTTTACCCACATACGCTCCTGAGAATCTGGCGCAACGGGGTGGGAAGCATTGAGCAACGCTGGATGGATGAACATGTCGTATTGTCTGATGGCAATACCCTGCGGTTCAATGAGCATATTGTGGATGACAACCTGAACTCAATCCACTGGTGGGTAAATAAGCATAACAACTATGCCATCAGGGAAATGGTGGACCTGCTGAATATCCGTTACAGCTTCTGGCAATCGGACGACCGTTTGTTGAAAGCACACGGATCGCAGGCCAAACGCAAACGGTTCCTTAAGGAAAAGGTTTACGCTGCACTATCGCCGGGGATGCGGGCCTCCATGTATTTTCTTTTCCGCTATGTGCTGCGCTGCGGGTTCCTGGACGGCTACAAAGGCTTCTTATTCCATTTCATGCAGGGCTACTGGTATCGTTTGCTCGTAGACGTTAATGTGCAGGAGTTCCAACAAAAGCTGAAGGGAGGAGAAAGCAAGGAGGATATTATGGCATTACTGAAACAGGATTATAACATTCATATCTGA
- a CDS encoding glycosyltransferase gives MIAIVQPLVPHYREHFFNRLREQAPFELYCYNGAEVMQKQNLSAGSTSVKPLPAWSIGPFVLYNPLRLLKSDYKVLVLMLNFAHISTWIILLLKPFLKQKVVLWGHGISVKRYVQEEQQPSRLLKWMIQLADATWFYTASEMALWRQVIPAMNAVSLNNTISEVEQIIQQPLPDKTALREKYGVRARRVLIYCARFNETGRRIDLLLKVIAETDPAEYGFVIIGAGKYKPDFSGYPHVIDFGAVYDPAVKQELFGLADLYFQPGWVGLSAVEAMAYGKPVCTFKRSETILQCVEYGYIKDGNNGLIFESMEHCLHTLRTISDDAIYTMGQQARRFVKENLTMTGMVDNASHSLHAMIQ, from the coding sequence ATGATAGCTATTGTACAGCCACTGGTGCCGCATTACAGAGAGCATTTCTTTAACCGCCTGCGCGAGCAGGCGCCGTTTGAACTGTATTGTTACAACGGAGCGGAAGTAATGCAAAAGCAAAACCTGTCGGCCGGCAGTACTTCCGTCAAACCATTGCCTGCCTGGAGCATAGGGCCTTTTGTACTTTATAACCCGCTACGTCTTTTAAAATCAGACTATAAGGTGCTGGTGCTGATGCTCAATTTTGCACATATATCTACCTGGATAATCCTGTTGTTGAAACCTTTCCTCAAACAAAAGGTGGTGCTTTGGGGCCACGGAATTTCCGTGAAGAGGTATGTGCAGGAAGAGCAGCAGCCCAGCCGCCTGCTGAAATGGATGATACAACTGGCAGATGCCACCTGGTTCTATACTGCCAGTGAAATGGCGTTATGGCGACAGGTCATCCCGGCCATGAACGCCGTGTCGCTGAATAATACCATCTCGGAAGTGGAACAGATCATACAACAACCTCTTCCTGACAAGACAGCCTTACGGGAAAAGTATGGTGTTCGCGCCAGGAGAGTGTTGATCTACTGCGCCCGGTTTAATGAAACGGGACGGCGCATTGACCTGCTGTTAAAAGTCATTGCGGAAACCGATCCGGCGGAATATGGCTTTGTCATTATCGGAGCGGGAAAATACAAACCTGACTTCAGCGGTTATCCGCATGTGATCGACTTTGGTGCGGTGTACGACCCGGCGGTGAAGCAGGAGTTGTTTGGCCTGGCAGATCTTTATTTTCAGCCAGGGTGGGTTGGATTGTCCGCCGTGGAAGCTATGGCTTATGGTAAGCCGGTATGCACTTTCAAACGTAGCGAAACGATATTGCAATGTGTGGAATACGGCTACATCAAAGACGGTAATAACGGGTTGATCTTTGAGAGTATGGAGCACTGCCTGCATACGCTGCGTACCATTTCCGATGATGCGATCTATACTATGGGGCAGCAGGCCAGGCGCTTTGTAAAAGAGAACCTGACGATGACAGGCATGGTTGACAATGCGTCGCATTCGCTGCATGCAATGATCCAATAA